The following proteins come from a genomic window of Synechococcus sp. BIOS-E4-1:
- a CDS encoding thylakoid membrane photosystem I accumulation factor: protein MTALLIRSIVAVLALMLMALPAKAIRETDSYDGNIFALYAGNGSLVPPAVTLAESQQAGRTSVIVFYLDDSSTSKAFSPAVSELQRLWGNSVDLLPLTTDALQGTTTSDHGDPAYYWHGIVPQVVVIDGDGQLLLDEEGQVPLEQINAAISQATGLPAPQGESMSLSFNELNTEVISR from the coding sequence ATGACCGCGTTGCTGATCCGTTCCATCGTCGCGGTGCTGGCCTTGATGCTGATGGCGTTACCGGCTAAGGCCATCCGGGAAACCGACAGCTACGACGGCAATATCTTCGCGCTTTATGCCGGTAACGGATCTCTGGTTCCTCCGGCCGTCACCTTGGCTGAGTCCCAGCAAGCAGGGCGCACGAGCGTCATCGTCTTCTACCTTGATGACAGCAGCACAAGCAAAGCCTTCTCTCCAGCTGTGTCGGAACTTCAGAGGCTCTGGGGAAACAGCGTGGATCTCCTGCCTTTGACCACTGATGCACTGCAGGGGACAACCACCAGCGACCACGGTGATCCGGCGTATTACTGGCACGGCATTGTTCCGCAGGTGGTGGTGATCGATGGAGATGGCCAGCTGTTGCTCGATGAGGAGGGGCAAGTTCCTCTGGAGCAGATCAACGCCGCCATCAGTCAGGCAACCGGACTTCCCGCTCCACAGGGTGAAAGCATGAGCCTCAGTTTCAACGAGCTCAACACGGAAGTGATCTCACGTTGA
- a CDS encoding F420-0:Gamma-glutamyl ligase, whose translation MCVLLVILLLIGLGVFWIEARHRLRPASPLKLRQLDWSVAIKGHDLELEGWIEITNPHARMEVMVPELQVKPVLIGSSDLSDVMVRTRITPHHPDEDTRADGYWPAYIVKGHKSTRIEVSVSLSGLTDAAVADRVDTVWMDVHWTNYGPFGRLNRRQGVVVPLRRPAVRQPSEAEFRSGENCKVLPLKTHLLGPLDSTIEVLRDYAGELVQPGDILTIGETPVAVIQGRYTHPSMVEPSWIARLLCRVFHPTSSLATACGLQTLIDQVGPTRVLLAWSIGLALKMIGFKGWFYRLAGDQARLIDDITGTTPPYDQTIVLGPEDPVRLCQDAADTLGVGVAIVDVNDLGRVKVLASSSGCDEALLHRALRPNPAGNANERTPLVLVRPA comes from the coding sequence ATGTGTGTTCTGCTTGTGATCCTGCTCCTGATCGGACTGGGAGTGTTCTGGATCGAAGCGCGGCACCGCCTGAGGCCCGCATCGCCGCTGAAACTCCGTCAACTGGACTGGAGTGTCGCGATCAAAGGCCATGACCTTGAACTGGAGGGATGGATCGAAATCACCAATCCTCATGCGCGCATGGAGGTGATGGTGCCTGAGCTGCAGGTCAAACCGGTGCTGATCGGCAGCTCGGACCTCAGCGATGTGATGGTCAGAACCCGGATCACACCCCACCATCCTGACGAGGACACCCGGGCCGACGGGTACTGGCCGGCCTACATCGTGAAAGGACACAAAAGCACTCGCATCGAGGTCAGTGTCAGCCTCAGCGGTCTGACAGATGCTGCGGTTGCCGATCGGGTCGATACGGTCTGGATGGATGTCCACTGGACGAACTACGGCCCCTTCGGACGTCTCAATCGTCGCCAGGGCGTGGTGGTTCCTCTGCGCAGACCCGCTGTGCGACAGCCCAGCGAAGCTGAATTCCGCTCAGGGGAGAACTGCAAAGTGCTTCCTCTGAAGACACACCTGCTTGGCCCTCTTGACAGCACCATTGAGGTGCTTCGTGACTATGCGGGCGAGCTGGTGCAACCAGGGGACATTCTCACGATCGGGGAAACCCCTGTCGCGGTGATTCAGGGGAGATACACCCATCCATCCATGGTCGAACCGTCCTGGATCGCTCGGTTGCTCTGCCGCGTGTTCCACCCCACCAGCAGCCTCGCCACGGCCTGCGGCTTGCAAACACTGATCGATCAGGTCGGACCAACCCGAGTCCTGCTCGCGTGGTCGATCGGCCTGGCGCTGAAAATGATTGGATTCAAAGGCTGGTTCTATCGACTCGCCGGCGATCAAGCGCGCCTGATTGATGACATCACAGGAACAACACCCCCTTACGACCAAACCATCGTGCTTGGCCCCGAGGACCCGGTCCGGCTTTGCCAAGATGCTGCAGACACCCTCGGCGTTGGCGTTGCAATCGTTGATGTCAACGATCTTGGACGGGTGAAGGTCCTGGCCTCCAGCAGCGGCTGTGATGAAGCGCTGCTCCATCGCGCTCTGCGCCCCAACCCGGCGGGGAATGCCAACGAGCGCACTCCACTGGTGCTGGTCAGGCCGGCTTGA
- the ruvX gene encoding Holliday junction resolvase RuvX — translation MSSRPRARSALSLDVGRRRIGLAGCDGLGLTVTPLQALKRGDFGDDVSQIKKLCVERRVEALVVGLPLDEIGNPTTQAKHCYRYGVRLARALSLPMALVNEHSSSWAAGERHQLHGDRTGRLDSAAAALLLEQWLADGPEPQPVQMAPVDRGETDADARSCISIPPAP, via the coding sequence TTGAGCTCACGTCCCCGCGCGCGATCGGCTCTCAGCCTTGATGTAGGCCGCCGAAGAATCGGACTGGCAGGCTGTGATGGCCTTGGCTTGACGGTCACACCACTCCAAGCGTTGAAACGTGGCGACTTCGGCGACGATGTCAGTCAAATCAAAAAACTCTGCGTTGAACGCCGGGTTGAGGCTCTGGTCGTGGGGCTCCCCCTGGATGAGATCGGCAACCCGACCACGCAAGCCAAACACTGTTATCGCTACGGAGTCCGTCTGGCCCGCGCCTTGTCACTTCCGATGGCCCTTGTGAACGAGCACAGCAGCAGCTGGGCAGCTGGAGAACGCCATCAACTGCATGGTGATCGCACTGGGCGACTGGATAGCGCCGCTGCAGCACTGCTGCTTGAACAGTGGCTGGCCGATGGGCCTGAGCCACAACCAGTCCAGATGGCGCCTGTCGATCGTGGCGAAACGGATGCTGATGCAAGATCCTGTATTTCAATTCCTCCAGCGCCATGA
- a CDS encoding DUF3727 domain-containing protein, protein MSSSGPASSGEVPTVLVKDRDGHDLLCFLEQLIPLDDTDYALLTPVDTPVCLFRLRDRDDPELIESITSSEPILSVADVVLQEHDLTLVRSAVTLTVNGELDEPDPEELDEEDVDDESETYELLVSFLVDEQEYGLYIPLDPFFVVARMDDGAALLVEGEEFDRVQPRIEAELDEQGLPE, encoded by the coding sequence ATGAGTTCAAGCGGACCTGCTTCCAGCGGCGAGGTGCCCACCGTTCTCGTCAAGGACCGTGACGGACACGACCTGCTCTGCTTTCTGGAGCAGCTCATTCCACTCGATGACACGGATTACGCCCTGCTCACTCCGGTTGACACGCCTGTGTGTCTGTTCCGGCTGCGAGACAGGGATGATCCAGAGCTGATTGAGAGCATCACCAGCAGTGAACCGATCCTTTCAGTCGCTGACGTCGTGCTTCAGGAACACGATCTAACCCTGGTTCGTTCAGCGGTGACTCTGACCGTGAACGGTGAGCTTGATGAACCAGATCCTGAGGAACTCGACGAAGAGGACGTTGATGATGAATCCGAAACCTATGAACTGTTGGTGAGTTTTCTGGTGGATGAACAGGAATACGGCCTGTACATCCCTCTGGATCCCTTCTTCGTGGTGGCAAGGATGGACGACGGTGCAGCCTTGCTGGTCGAAGGCGAGGAGTTCGACCGCGTTCAACCAAGGATTGAAGCCGAGCTGGATGAACAGGGACTGCCTGAGTGA
- a CDS encoding YqeG family HAD IIIA-type phosphatase: MQRHWLTPDWDPGLTLAHLPLEPLIGRGIRVLLLDVDRTLLPGRDVELPAPMRRWADEASRLLHIHLISNNPSRQRIQAVADQLKVTYTCSAAKPRGGAIRRVISKLPNVPAEIAMVGDRVFTDVLAGNRLGLYTVLVKPPRFDGTPCSHDRVQRLERHLARVFGAVGP, translated from the coding sequence ATGCAGCGTCACTGGCTGACACCGGATTGGGATCCAGGCCTGACCCTGGCCCACTTGCCCCTTGAACCCCTGATTGGGAGGGGAATCAGGGTTCTGCTGCTCGATGTTGACCGCACCCTGCTCCCAGGGCGTGATGTGGAACTTCCCGCTCCAATGCGTCGCTGGGCTGACGAAGCATCGCGTTTGCTGCACATCCATCTGATCAGCAACAACCCCTCGCGTCAGAGAATCCAGGCAGTGGCGGATCAGCTCAAAGTGACATACACCTGCTCGGCAGCCAAGCCTCGAGGAGGAGCGATTCGCCGTGTGATCAGCAAGCTTCCCAATGTGCCCGCCGAGATCGCCATGGTGGGAGATCGCGTGTTCACTGATGTGCTTGCCGGCAACAGACTGGGGCTATACACCGTGCTGGTGAAACCACCTCGCTTCGACGGCACACCCTGCAGTCACGATCGGGTTCAAAGGCTGGAACGACATCTCGCCAGAGTTTTCGGAGCCGTGGGGCCATGA
- the proB gene encoding glutamate 5-kinase: protein MTLRVVKVGTSLLRQRQETSTAEAIAGLSSTLAESMDSGDRTVLVSSGAVGLGCQRLGMKQRPLSLQGLQAAASVGQGYLMSLYEMAFSLHSIPVAQVLLTRADLEDRLSYHNASATLNQLLEWGVLPVVNENDTVSSDELKFGDNDTLSALVAAALKADELILLTDVDSLYSADPRSDFNATPIKDVHDAEQIGALEEGAGNGGKWGTGGMATKLAAARIATASGVTVHLGDGRKSEALQNILRGGRGGTVFHPHPQPLGNRKSWLAHALKPTGSLHLDPGACRALLNKGASLLLVGVTELDGQFDANQAVLLLDEDGQEVARGLATMSSEKLKDLLTRQSPNQTTTGGSPVVVHRDAMVLTMPTTRQSPD, encoded by the coding sequence ATGACGCTCAGGGTTGTGAAAGTGGGCACCAGCCTGCTGAGACAACGCCAAGAGACGTCCACAGCTGAGGCGATTGCAGGGTTGTCCAGCACACTGGCGGAAAGCATGGACAGCGGTGATCGAACGGTGTTGGTGTCATCTGGAGCCGTTGGTCTCGGCTGCCAACGACTCGGAATGAAGCAGCGTCCCCTCAGCCTTCAAGGCCTGCAGGCTGCCGCATCAGTGGGCCAGGGATATCTGATGAGCCTTTATGAAATGGCCTTCTCCCTCCACTCCATTCCCGTAGCGCAGGTGCTTCTCACTCGCGCGGACCTGGAAGACCGCCTGAGCTACCACAACGCATCCGCCACACTGAATCAGCTGCTGGAGTGGGGAGTGCTCCCCGTGGTGAATGAAAATGACACGGTGTCATCGGACGAGCTGAAATTCGGCGATAACGACACCCTCTCAGCACTCGTGGCTGCTGCACTTAAAGCGGATGAACTGATTCTGCTCACTGATGTGGACAGTCTTTATTCAGCGGATCCTCGTAGTGATTTCAATGCAACTCCAATCAAGGATGTGCATGATGCTGAACAGATCGGAGCGCTTGAAGAAGGTGCAGGCAACGGCGGCAAGTGGGGGACCGGGGGAATGGCCACAAAGCTTGCGGCTGCTCGAATCGCTACCGCAAGCGGCGTCACAGTGCATCTGGGCGATGGCAGAAAGTCTGAGGCCTTGCAGAACATTCTGCGAGGAGGGCGAGGCGGCACTGTTTTCCATCCCCATCCTCAACCGCTTGGCAATCGCAAGAGTTGGCTAGCCCATGCACTGAAGCCAACAGGTTCGTTGCACCTTGATCCAGGGGCCTGTAGGGCACTGCTGAACAAGGGAGCTTCGCTTCTGCTTGTTGGTGTCACCGAGCTCGATGGCCAGTTCGACGCCAATCAGGCTGTGCTCCTGCTTGATGAGGACGGCCAGGAGGTGGCTCGAGGTCTTGCGACAATGAGTAGCGAGAAGTTGAAAGATCTGCTCACCAGGCAGTCACCCAATCAGACAACCACTGGCGGTTCACCAGTTGTGGTTCATCGCGACGCCATGGTTTTGACGATGCCCACTACACGCCAGAGCCCTGATTAA
- the lpxD gene encoding UDP-3-O-(3-hydroxymyristoyl)glucosamine N-acyltransferase — MRFSELIAILEQGESGVLKVSTGQDPDLRGAASLECAQSDQLSFLEQGNALITSLETSAVGALLLPDQEELKTIAEQRKLAWAICRDPRLAFAEALEQLHPRPVQNAGIHPSAVISDRVQIGAGVSVCANVTIGDDTRIGAQTVIHPGVVIYGNVEIGEGCELHANAVLHPGCRIGKGCVVHSNAVVGSEGFGFVPTAKGWRKMPQTGLVVLEDGVEIGCGSTIDRPSVGETRIGAGSKVDNLVQIGHGVVTGRGCALASQVGIAGGARLGHGVILAGQVGVANRAVIGDRAIASSKSGIHGEIASGEVVSGYPAIPNRLWLRCSAAFSKLPEMTKQLRQLQRQVAPAASRPEGSETAQ, encoded by the coding sequence ATGCGCTTCAGCGAGTTGATCGCCATTCTTGAGCAGGGCGAATCCGGTGTTCTGAAGGTGTCCACAGGCCAAGATCCGGACCTGCGTGGGGCGGCCTCTCTGGAGTGCGCACAATCCGATCAGCTCAGTTTCCTTGAACAGGGCAACGCCCTGATCACCAGCCTGGAAACCAGTGCAGTGGGTGCACTACTTCTCCCTGATCAGGAGGAGCTGAAGACAATTGCCGAGCAAAGAAAACTGGCCTGGGCCATCTGTCGCGATCCAAGACTTGCTTTCGCTGAGGCACTGGAACAACTGCATCCCCGTCCTGTTCAGAACGCCGGCATTCATCCCAGCGCCGTGATCTCCGATCGCGTGCAGATTGGCGCTGGTGTCAGCGTCTGCGCCAACGTGACGATCGGCGATGACACCAGGATCGGAGCTCAAACCGTGATCCATCCAGGCGTGGTGATCTACGGCAACGTGGAGATCGGGGAAGGCTGCGAATTGCACGCAAATGCCGTTCTCCACCCCGGATGCCGCATTGGCAAGGGTTGCGTTGTGCATTCCAATGCAGTGGTGGGATCCGAGGGGTTTGGCTTTGTTCCAACGGCCAAGGGTTGGCGCAAGATGCCCCAGACCGGATTGGTGGTTCTCGAAGATGGAGTCGAGATCGGCTGCGGGAGCACGATTGATCGTCCTTCCGTCGGTGAAACGCGGATTGGAGCCGGCAGCAAAGTCGACAATCTGGTCCAGATCGGCCACGGCGTGGTGACAGGACGGGGCTGCGCCCTGGCCTCACAGGTGGGTATCGCCGGCGGAGCGCGTCTCGGTCATGGGGTGATTCTTGCCGGACAGGTCGGCGTCGCCAATCGTGCCGTGATCGGCGACAGAGCCATTGCGAGCTCCAAAAGCGGCATCCATGGCGAGATCGCCTCAGGGGAAGTGGTGAGTGGTTATCCAGCCATTCCCAACAGGCTCTGGCTGCGCTGCTCTGCGGCCTTCAGCAAATTGCCGGAAATGACCAAACAGCTCCGTCAGCTCCAGCGCCAGGTGGCGCCAGCAGCCTCCCGGCCTGAAGGATCAGAGACCGCTCAGTAA
- the leuB gene encoding 3-isopropylmalate dehydrogenase: MDQHRVVLLPGDGIGPEITAVARQLLEVVAARFDLSLTFDEQLIGGAAIDATGEPLPASTLETCRAADAVLLAAIGSPRFDALPRDKRPESGLLALRSGMELFANLRPVKIVPALIDASSLRPEVIEGVDLMVVRELTGGIYFGQPKGRIEADGEERGFNTMTYSNSEVDRIARVAFELAAERRGQLCSVDKANVLDVSQLWRDRVNALSSNYSGVEVSHMYVDNAAMQLVRAPRQFDVLLTGNLFGDILSDEAAMLTGSIGMLPSASLGSEGPGLFEPVHGSAPDIAGQDKANPMAMVLSAAMMLRTGLKQPSAADALEKAVDQVLAKGFRTGDLMAEGCTPLGCKAMGEELLRAL; encoded by the coding sequence ATGGATCAGCATCGTGTCGTTCTTCTGCCCGGTGACGGCATTGGTCCGGAAATCACGGCCGTGGCCCGTCAGCTTCTTGAAGTCGTCGCCGCACGTTTCGACCTCAGCCTGACGTTCGATGAGCAACTGATCGGTGGAGCCGCCATCGACGCAACCGGAGAACCGTTGCCGGCAAGCACGCTGGAGACATGCCGTGCAGCAGATGCCGTCTTGCTTGCCGCGATCGGCAGTCCACGTTTCGATGCATTGCCAAGAGACAAGCGACCGGAAAGCGGACTGCTGGCTCTGCGTTCAGGCATGGAGCTGTTCGCCAATCTCCGTCCGGTGAAGATTGTGCCTGCCTTGATCGATGCCAGCAGTCTCCGGCCAGAAGTGATTGAAGGAGTCGATCTGATGGTCGTCCGTGAACTCACCGGCGGCATTTACTTCGGCCAACCAAAGGGTCGAATCGAAGCAGACGGAGAGGAACGGGGCTTCAACACCATGACCTACTCGAATTCAGAGGTGGATCGAATCGCCAGAGTGGCGTTCGAGCTGGCGGCTGAGCGCAGAGGTCAACTCTGCTCGGTCGACAAGGCCAACGTTCTTGATGTCAGCCAGCTGTGGAGAGACCGAGTGAATGCCTTGTCCAGCAACTACAGCGGGGTGGAGGTGAGTCACATGTACGTGGACAACGCCGCCATGCAGCTGGTGCGGGCTCCACGTCAGTTCGATGTCTTACTCACAGGCAATCTTTTCGGCGACATTCTCAGCGATGAGGCCGCCATGCTCACGGGATCCATCGGCATGTTGCCCTCAGCGTCTCTCGGAAGTGAAGGGCCGGGGCTCTTTGAGCCGGTGCATGGATCAGCTCCGGACATTGCCGGACAAGACAAGGCCAACCCCATGGCCATGGTTCTCTCCGCAGCGATGATGCTGAGGACAGGGTTGAAGCAGCCCAGCGCTGCTGACGCACTGGAAAAGGCTGTGGATCAGGTGCTGGCCAAGGGCTTCCGCACCGGCGATCTGATGGCGGAAGGTTGCACACCACTGGGGTGCAAGGCGATGGGTGAAGAGCTGCTCAGGGCACTCTGA
- a CDS encoding phosphoribulokinase, which yields MSKRHPVVAVTGSSGAGTSTVKRAFEHIFARESITPAVVEGDSYHRFERMAMRDAMADALAKGENFSHFGPEANLFDNLEELFRVYGETGGGQKRYYLHSPEEAAEHNSRLGVDLNPGQFTPWEDIPTGTDLLFYEGLHGGVKGDAYDVASLADLLVGVVPITNLEWIQKIHRDNAERGYSAEAIVDTILRRMPDYINHICPQFSRTDINFQRVPTVDTSNPFICRNIPSPDESFVIIHFRKGAREKWGIDFNELLNMIHDSFMSSPTSIVVNGGKMGFAMELILTPIIHRMIEEKKKLN from the coding sequence ATGTCGAAGCGTCACCCCGTCGTGGCTGTCACCGGTTCCTCAGGTGCCGGCACCAGCACCGTGAAGCGTGCCTTCGAGCACATCTTCGCCCGTGAAAGCATCACACCGGCTGTCGTTGAAGGTGACAGCTATCACCGCTTCGAGCGCATGGCCATGAGAGATGCCATGGCTGATGCACTGGCCAAGGGTGAGAACTTCTCCCACTTCGGCCCTGAAGCCAACCTGTTCGACAATCTTGAGGAACTGTTCCGCGTCTACGGCGAAACAGGAGGGGGCCAGAAGCGCTACTACCTGCACAGTCCTGAAGAAGCCGCTGAACACAATTCACGTCTGGGAGTCGATCTGAACCCGGGCCAGTTCACACCCTGGGAAGACATTCCCACAGGCACTGACCTGCTGTTTTACGAAGGTCTTCACGGTGGCGTGAAAGGTGATGCCTACGACGTGGCATCACTCGCTGATCTCCTGGTCGGTGTGGTGCCAATCACCAATCTCGAATGGATTCAGAAGATTCACCGTGACAATGCCGAGCGTGGCTATTCAGCTGAAGCAATTGTGGACACCATCCTTCGCAGGATGCCTGACTACATCAATCACATCTGTCCCCAGTTCAGCCGTACCGATATCAATTTCCAGCGAGTCCCCACAGTCGATACATCCAACCCCTTCATCTGCAGGAACATTCCCAGCCCGGACGAAAGCTTCGTGATCATTCACTTCCGCAAGGGTGCTCGAGAGAAATGGGGTATTGATTTCAACGAACTTCTGAACATGATCCACGACTCCTTCATGTCAAGTCCCACCAGCATTGTGGTGAACGGAGGCAAGATGGGATTCGCCATGGAACTGATCCTCACTCCAATCATTCATCGCATGATTGAAGAGAAGAAAAAGCTGAACTGA
- a CDS encoding A24 family peptidase yields the protein MNPLLLIVLLTGACVGSFINVVVWRLPRGESVVWPGSRCPHCGHSVQWHDNIPVLGWLALRGRCRNCYQPISARYPLVEALTAGLWLSATWAIGFSSGTFSTDPITTLVTLVGGFVLISLLMPLVLIDIDHLWLPEPICRGGVIAGLLATGLVAAFAEQQTEGSLLFNHLLASAAGLLVLEALSALAERLVGQPALGLGDAKLAAMAGAWLGLAGLGVAMGIAVISGALFGIIGRITGRLKPREPFPFGPFIGVGIWLVWLMGPQWWWTQWLALIGP from the coding sequence TTGAACCCACTCCTGTTGATCGTGCTGCTGACAGGAGCCTGTGTTGGCAGCTTCATCAACGTAGTCGTCTGGCGGCTTCCGAGAGGAGAGTCCGTTGTATGGCCCGGCAGTCGCTGCCCTCACTGCGGCCATTCCGTGCAATGGCACGACAACATCCCCGTGCTTGGCTGGCTGGCTCTGCGAGGACGCTGCCGCAACTGCTATCAACCCATTTCAGCGCGTTACCCCCTGGTTGAGGCGCTCACAGCAGGCTTGTGGCTGAGTGCGACGTGGGCTATCGGCTTCAGCTCTGGCACGTTTTCAACAGACCCCATAACGACTCTGGTCACGCTGGTGGGCGGATTCGTGCTGATCAGCCTGTTGATGCCGCTGGTGCTGATCGACATCGATCACCTCTGGCTGCCGGAACCGATCTGCCGCGGAGGAGTGATTGCAGGTCTGCTGGCCACTGGACTTGTTGCAGCCTTTGCAGAGCAGCAGACGGAGGGAAGCCTTCTGTTCAATCATCTGCTGGCGTCAGCAGCGGGGTTATTGGTGCTGGAAGCACTCAGCGCTTTGGCCGAACGCTTGGTGGGTCAGCCTGCACTGGGGTTGGGTGACGCCAAACTGGCAGCCATGGCCGGGGCATGGCTGGGACTGGCTGGACTGGGCGTGGCGATGGGCATCGCTGTGATTTCAGGAGCATTGTTCGGGATCATTGGCAGGATCACAGGCCGCCTGAAACCCAGAGAACCTTTTCCATTCGGTCCTTTCATTGGTGTGGGGATCTGGCTGGTCTGGTTAATGGGCCCCCAATGGTGGTGGACTCAGTGGCTGGCGTTGATTGGACCATGA
- a CDS encoding ferritin translates to MASHTSAINEHLALEFQASHTYLAMSIWLRERDLIGFSSYMLNKSTEERGHASRFISYLVDSESEVQLPTIDSPEREWQSVKALFDKVYEMEKTVTKSISNIYTLCEKENDRAATAMLDWFVGEQLQEEAEARFVLKRLRLADSSASALILLDQQFLDGTLLANVKAGGAFDIAGAGGGGAA, encoded by the coding sequence ATGGCATCGCATACTTCGGCAATTAATGAACATCTTGCGCTTGAATTTCAAGCTAGTCATACATATCTTGCGATGTCGATTTGGCTGCGCGAAAGAGATCTGATTGGTTTTTCCAGTTATATGCTCAATAAGAGTACCGAGGAGCGAGGTCACGCTTCAAGATTCATTTCCTATCTTGTGGATAGTGAAAGTGAGGTTCAGCTGCCTACCATTGACTCGCCCGAAAGGGAGTGGCAATCCGTTAAAGCACTTTTTGACAAGGTGTATGAAATGGAGAAAACTGTAACTAAGTCGATCAGTAATATTTACACGTTATGTGAGAAGGAGAATGACAGAGCTGCCACAGCCATGCTCGATTGGTTTGTGGGCGAGCAGTTGCAGGAAGAGGCAGAAGCCCGATTTGTTCTGAAGCGTTTGCGCCTTGCTGATTCCAGTGCCTCTGCATTAATTCTGCTCGACCAGCAGTTCCTCGACGGAACTCTGCTTGCCAATGTCAAAGCAGGAGGAGCCTTTGACATTGCCGGTGCTGGCGGCGGCGGTGCTGCCTGA
- the accD gene encoding acetyl-CoA carboxylase, carboxyltransferase subunit beta, which produces MSLFDWFADRRKGQSVVKVAQEPEEGDGLWSKCPECSQVVYRKDLLANASVCGNCSYHHRIFSAERIAIIADEGSFEPLDDDLTPTDPLGFKDRRAYADRLRETQASTGLRDGVITGLCRVDDIPMALAVMDFRFMGGSMGSVVGEKITRLIEAATAKRLPLLIVCASGGARMQEGMLSLMQMAKISGALERHREAGVLYMPLLTHPTTGGVTASFAMLGDLILAEPKALIGFAGRRVIEQTLREKLPDNFQTAEYLQDHGFVDTIVPRTQLKNTLATLLSLHGCRPAVTVQT; this is translated from the coding sequence GTGTCTCTTTTCGACTGGTTCGCTGATCGCCGCAAGGGTCAGTCCGTGGTCAAGGTCGCGCAGGAACCGGAGGAGGGGGATGGTCTCTGGAGCAAATGTCCTGAATGCTCCCAGGTGGTCTATCGCAAAGACCTTCTGGCCAATGCAAGCGTCTGCGGTAACTGCAGTTATCACCACCGCATCTTTAGTGCTGAACGAATCGCGATCATTGCCGACGAGGGCAGCTTTGAGCCGCTCGATGATGACCTGACTCCCACCGACCCACTGGGGTTCAAGGATCGACGTGCCTATGCCGATCGCCTGCGTGAAACCCAAGCCAGTACAGGACTTCGCGATGGCGTCATTACAGGGCTCTGCCGGGTGGACGACATACCCATGGCCCTCGCCGTGATGGATTTCCGCTTCATGGGGGGATCCATGGGTTCCGTGGTGGGGGAGAAAATCACCCGTCTGATTGAGGCGGCCACAGCCAAGCGCCTGCCGCTGCTGATCGTCTGTGCCTCAGGAGGTGCACGCATGCAGGAAGGCATGCTGAGCCTGATGCAGATGGCCAAGATTTCCGGTGCTCTGGAACGCCATCGGGAAGCCGGTGTGCTTTACATGCCACTGCTAACGCACCCCACAACGGGAGGCGTAACAGCGAGTTTCGCAATGCTCGGCGATTTGATCCTCGCCGAACCGAAGGCTCTGATCGGCTTTGCAGGTCGAAGAGTCATTGAACAAACCCTGCGGGAGAAGCTTCCCGACAACTTCCAGACGGCCGAATACCTTCAAGACCATGGCTTCGTTGACACAATCGTTCCGCGAACGCAGCTGAAAAACACCTTGGCAACACTCCTAAGCCTGCATGGCTGTCGTCCCGCGGTCACCGTCCAGACATGA